The Deltaproteobacteria bacterium genome segment AAGTTCCTGCGCACGCAGCTCTTCAATGCGGAGAAGGACCTCGCCTGGGCGCTGAAGCTCGCGCGCGATAGCGGCGTTGCGCTGCCGGGCACCGCGCTCGCTTCGCAGCTGATGGCGCGCGTGTACGCCGTCGAGGACGCGGGGAAGAGGTAGCGCGTGGCGGCTGGCGTCTCCGTAACAACTCGGCGCTCGCACGCGCGCAAACGTGGTGCAAGCCGCAGCCGCGCGAAGCGCAAGCGCAGGAGCCAGAGCGAGCGCACGAACGAGACGCGCGCGCGCATCCTCACGGCGGTGCATGCGTGCATCTCCGATCTCGGCTTCGCGCGCACGACGGCGGCGCAGATCGCGAAGCGCGCTGGCGTGACGTGGGGCGCGGCCCAGCACCACTTCGGTGACAAGGACGGGATCCTGATCGCGGTGCTCGAAGACTCGTTCGAGCGTTTCGCCGCGAAGCTCGCCGAGGTGCCCGACTCGGCGCCGCTCGAGGAGCGCGTCGCGCAGTTCGTGGACCGCGCGTGGGAGCACTTCTCGAGCCCGCACTACCGCTCGACGTTCGAGATCCTCATTCACGCCGCGGACGCGCTGCCGCGCAGCTCGAACTGGCGCGCGCGCATGGAAGTGGCGTGGTCGCGCATTTGGCGCGAGGTATTCGCGAGCGAGAAGCTGCCGCGCCGCCGCGCAATCGCGCTGCAGCAGTTCACCGTCGCCGCGCTCGCGGGCCTCGCGTCGCTGCGCATGCTCGAAGGCGACGCCGCGCAGGAGCGCGATGGGGAGCTGGCGGTGCTGCGGGATGCGTTGTTGCGGGAGCTGAGCGCGGCGTAGCTGCCGCGGCATTCACTCTCTGCGTTCTAGTTCGTCAGCTGTCGTTCTTTGGAAGAACGCAACCCAAGCCTTCATCATCTGTTCGGGGATGTAGAAGGCTGCGGGCGAAAGTTGCGCATTCCTTCGCGCCAACCTCCGCATCAGCTCTTCGGGGTCGACGCCCTGGAAGTGAATCTCGCTGCTCGCTCCGAGCTGCCGGGCCCCCGAGCGATGGTCCTCGCGCTCTTCCGAGCAGTCCCTGAGCATGGAAGTCCAACCATCAGGTGGAGGGTCGACATGCGTCTCCTCCATTCACGGCTCGCCGCTCAGCGCCGGCTCGCCTTGCGGCCCGCCGCTCGCATCACCTTGTTCGCGGGCTTCTGTGCACCGGCGATGGCGAGGCGCTTGTCCCCGAACTGGGCGACGAGCTCCAGTGTGCCGCCGAGCGCTTCGACGTAGCGCCGCAGCGTCGTGACGAGGCAGTCATCGAAATCCGAGCGCGCCTCCAGGCGCGAGATGTCTGCTTGATCGATGAGGGATTGCTCGGCGACATCCACCTGCGTCTTGCCGGCAGCCTCTCGCAAAGTCTTCAGGGATAGATGGACGCCGCGCGCAGCGCCAAGGCCACGGCCGAGAACGCGCACAGGCTCGGTTCCAGACGCTGACCGGCGCTTCGCTGCTTGACTCATGGATTGCCTCCCGTCTGATAGACGTCTCGCTCGGCGCGCGTTGCTGGCCGCGCGCTGATGATTCGATCTCGCGCACCACGCTCGACATGAACGACGTACAGCAACCGCTCTCGGATCGATCGGCCGAGGATCACGACTCGATCCGTGCTGGATCCGTCGTCGAGGTACACAGCGGCTGGACCTGCGAAGACTGTGGCCGCCTCGGGGAAGGAAACGCCGTGCTTCGCGAGATTCGACTCGGCCTTCTTGTCGTCCCACTCGAAGTCGCCATCGATGACAGTCGCCACAGCACGACACAGTATGGAGTGCGTCCCATAGGGCGTCAAACCGCCGCGAGGTCTTCGTAGGCGAGGGGCCGCTGTCGCGCCGTGTAGTTGCCGGCCTGTGATGCTCCGCTCGGCGTTGTTGCGGGAGCTGAGCGCGGCGTAGGCTCTGAGCTCGCTCGGAGGCGCGCATGCCCAGCTACGACCTCGTCATCGCCGGCGGCACCGTGATCGACGGGCTGCGCACGCCGCGCTTCACCGCGGACGTCGCGATCCGCGACGGCCGCATCGCCGCGATCGGCTCGGTCGCGCGCTCGGACGCAGCGCGCGTGATCGATGCGCGCGGGCAGATCGTGTGCCCCGGCTTCGTCGACCTGCACACCCACTACGACTCGCAGGTGTTCTGGGATCCGTACTGCACGATCTCGGGCTGGCACGGCGTCACGTCCGTCGTGATCGGAAACTGCGGCTTCGGCTTCGCGCCCGTGAAGCCCGCGGATCGCACGCGCTCGATGCTCACGATGGAGCGCAACGAGGCGGTGCGCGCGACGACGATGGCGGCGGGCATGCCGTGGGACTGGGAGACGTACCCGGAGTTTCTCGACAGCCTCGATCGCACGCCGAAGGGGCTGAACCTGCTCAGCTACGTCGGGCTGAACCCGCTGATGACCTACGTGATGGGCCTCGACGCCGCGAAGAGCCGCGGCGCGACGGCGAGCGAGCGCGCCGAGATGGCGCGCCTGCTCGGCGAAGCGCTCGACGCGGGCGGCTGCGGCTTCTCCGCGCAGCTGTTAGGGCCGAACTCGGTGCAGCGCGACTTCGACGGCACGCCCATGATCACCGACACGATGTCGCACGACGACCTCGTGTTCTTCGCAGGCGTGCTGCGCGAGAAGGGGCGCGGCTTCATCCAAGTCATCGGCGCGGACGCGAAGCTCACCGAGAGATTGTGCGAGGCGAGCGGGCGCCCCGTCGTATGGAACGCGCTCGTGCTCGCGGCGGACCAGCACGGCATCACGTACGGCCAGTACCGCGACGTGATCCGCTGGATCGACGACGCCAACGCGCGCGGGCTGCGCGTCTTCGCGCAGGCGCTCACCTGCCAGAACAATTACGAGTTCAGCCTCGACGAGTGGAACCTGTTCGACTCGATTCCCGCGTGGCGCGCCGTGACGATGGGCACGCCTGCCGAGCGCGCGGCGAAGATGCGCGACGCCGCGCATCGCGACGCGCTGCGCGCGAGCTTCGACCCGAAGCAGACGCTCGTGGGCGCAACCGTCACGGCGATTCCGGATCTCGTCGTGAGCGAGGTCGGCAAGCGCGAGCTCGACGAGTACGTCGGCTTCTCGGTCGGCGAGATCGCGGCGAAGCTCGGCGCGCACCCGGTCGACGCGATGCTCGACCTCGCGCTCGCAGACGACCTGCGCACGCGCTTCGCGACGCCGCCGCAGAAGATCGACATGACCGCGATGCGCGAAGTCGTGAACTCGAGCTTCGCGCTCCCCGGCGTGTCCGACGGCGGCGCGCACATGAAGTTCCTCACGCTCGGCCGCTACCCGACCGAGTTCCTGAGCCTGCTCGTGCGCGACAACGGCCTCATGGATCTGGAGCAGGCGCACTGGCGCCTCTCCGCATATCCCGCGCTCGCCGCCGGCATTCGGGACCGCGGCTTCCTGCGCGAAGGCGCGCCTGCGGACGTGCTCGTGTACGACCTCGAGCGCCTACGCATCCTGCCGACCGGGCGCCTCCACGACTTCCCCGCCGGCGACTGGCGCATCGCGTGCAAAGCCGACGGCTACCGCTTCGTGATCGTGAACGGCGAGATCACGTTCGAAGACGGCGTATGCACGGGCGCGACGCCGGGGAAGCTGCTGAGACACGGGCGGTCGGGTTGACGGTGCAGGTTTCTCCGCTGCGCTAGCCGAATCAAGTCGGCTGCCGCCCTCTCGCCGAGCGCGCCGCCAGACTCTACCGAGGTGGATCGGAGCGCGGCCCTTGACGTTCAGCTGCAGCGCCTTGTTAGGCCGCACCTTCATCGTAGATCCTCGAATAGTCAGCGAACTGGCTGTCCTGGAGATCATCTTCGATCACGCGCTTGGCGACATCGAAGTCGACGACGTAGCAGCACACTTCCATGGTGCCCGAACCAATGCTCCCACCATCACAAAACCCGAGGCCGCGGCGCCCGACAAGAGCATGGGCCCTACAACTCGTCGCGCATCACCATGCCAAGGAATGTGTAGATCGCGGGCAAGCTTGCCTTCGGATCAGATTTCTTCAGAACGAGCGAGGACTCAACAGACCCTGCTCCGACGACGCCACCGCTTGCGTCCTGTCCGGATAAAGAAAAGAACTCCGAGTCGCCGACGCGATACTGCTCGGAGATCTCGATTGAGCCAAGGCCCCTCTCTGCAAGCGACGCGCGGAACTCGCCGACTGAAACGGGCTCGAA includes the following:
- a CDS encoding amidohydrolase family protein: MPSYDLVIAGGTVIDGLRTPRFTADVAIRDGRIAAIGSVARSDAARVIDARGQIVCPGFVDLHTHYDSQVFWDPYCTISGWHGVTSVVIGNCGFGFAPVKPADRTRSMLTMERNEAVRATTMAAGMPWDWETYPEFLDSLDRTPKGLNLLSYVGLNPLMTYVMGLDAAKSRGATASERAEMARLLGEALDAGGCGFSAQLLGPNSVQRDFDGTPMITDTMSHDDLVFFAGVLREKGRGFIQVIGADAKLTERLCEASGRPVVWNALVLAADQHGITYGQYRDVIRWIDDANARGLRVFAQALTCQNNYEFSLDEWNLFDSIPAWRAVTMGTPAERAAKMRDAAHRDALRASFDPKQTLVGATVTAIPDLVVSEVGKRELDEYVGFSVGEIAAKLGAHPVDAMLDLALADDLRTRFATPPQKIDMTAMREVVNSSFALPGVSDGGAHMKFLTLGRYPTEFLSLLVRDNGLMDLEQAHWRLSAYPALAAGIRDRGFLREGAPADVLVYDLERLRILPTGRLHDFPAGDWRIACKADGYRFVIVNGEITFEDGVCTGATPGKLLRHGRSG
- a CDS encoding TetR/AcrR family transcriptional regulator; this encodes MAAGVSVTTRRSHARKRGASRSRAKRKRRSQSERTNETRARILTAVHACISDLGFARTTAAQIAKRAGVTWGAAQHHFGDKDGILIAVLEDSFERFAAKLAEVPDSAPLEERVAQFVDRAWEHFSSPHYRSTFEILIHAADALPRSSNWRARMEVAWSRIWREVFASEKLPRRRAIALQQFTVAALAGLASLRMLEGDAAQERDGELAVLRDALLRELSAA
- a CDS encoding XRE family transcriptional regulator yields the protein MSQAAKRRSASGTEPVRVLGRGLGAARGVHLSLKTLREAAGKTQVDVAEQSLIDQADISRLEARSDFDDCLVTTLRRYVEALGGTLELVAQFGDKRLAIAGAQKPANKVMRAAGRKASRR
- a CDS encoding BrnT family toxin; protein product: MDGDFEWDDKKAESNLAKHGVSFPEAATVFAGPAAVYLDDGSSTDRVVILGRSIRERLLYVVHVERGARDRIISARPATRAERDVYQTGGNP